The Chelonia mydas isolate rCheMyd1 chromosome 1, rCheMyd1.pri.v2, whole genome shotgun sequence nucleotide sequence AGTGGGCTTTTTATTAGAATTGCATCACAAAGACAACCAAAATACTTTCCTTTGCTGCCTCTCACTtgaatttttattgctttttctgGTGGGGTAGGGAGTGCTGGCTTTTGCCCATTGTGGAAAGTATTGCCCTGATAGCTTTGAAACATTGTGGGATGATTCAAAGAAACTGAACAAACATCATTTAACTACTCTTTCCCATTATACATTATTTACCTGTCATTACTTACGAATCTTAATAGACTTTCTGAAGAAGCAAATATTTTTGGGCTTGATGTTCACGGAAAATAAGAAATTGGAGGAAGTGGGGAGCTGTATGGTTATGTAGTAATGTTTTATGTAATGGGgctgctgttttttttaatttattgtattTCTCAGAGGTGCCTAAAGTGTTCAGATATGTGTTCCTTGTTTTATAAATGGaagtaaatttaaatatttaggaAAGAAATGCAAACTTTATGCTTAATTTAGAAATTATAAATGTCATGTAAGATTTTGAATATTTTGCCAAATATCCTTTTTCTCAAGTTCTTATCTGTTGCTTTGTCAAATAAATCATACTGCAACTGTAACTGAAGCAAAAGCAAATCTTAAATAGAACTTTTTCCTCCCTGTTTTACTGAGCTCTTCAGGGTATGGTTCATgtcttttgtacagtgcctagcacaatgggaccacaATCCTGAATGGGGCATGATTGTTGCTGTAATATAAACATAAATTACTAAATAAGTTCTGTGCGTTTTTCAGGTTGCACCTGAAGAAAAATCAAAGCGTCTCCACGTAACATCTCCATGGCAAGACTTGATGGGTATGACTAAATCTCCAGTTGGTGAGTATGACACTGAACTGTAGTTATTTAACATATTTgttgaaaatgcagaaaagtgTGGTCACCTGAACATAAAGATACAACAGTTTGACTTCTTGAGGAGGTATATAGGCCCATTGTTAATGTTTTACCATAGgcgtattttaaacattttttgaaaaggaGTTATCTCTTATAAATGAACTCAGCTCTTCTAAAATAGTCAGAGaaaaagatacatttaaaaaCCCACCGTAATAAAGAATTTAAACATGGTCAAGTTATTAcatgtttttgtgtgtgctttgTTTAGCTGGTAGCACAACACAGTCTCATGGGAGTCTTGTATTTGCAAGTAACTGCTTGTGCAGGAGCAGTGTGAagataatgggcctgatttttgCCGTCTTTAGGTAGGGGAAAACTTGCGTTGAAGTCTGGTGCTCTTTTGCAGAAGGGTTTACTTCTTCCATGTTATTTTCACATCCTAACAGTTGCTATCAGACACCCAATCAAGCATACTGTTCCCTAGCATTTAAGACATAGCGGTTAGTGAGCACCTAATTGCCTTTTGTTCCTTttgaaaacatttcctttcagTACATAGTACCCTGGGATTATAGAAAGTCCTCTTGATCCTTCTACATTTTTGGACTTAATGGGCTTCAGTTACTAAAGGTGGGACAATAAAAGTCTTGGGTAAAAACTTGGCTTTTAGGGAGAATCATTGTACTACTTTGACCAAAACTCTACATAAGGCTATGCGCTATGTTTCATTATTCAATTGAACCTTGTTAATTTACACATTTGCTTATATGCAGATGGTAATTTACCCCAAAATCAGTAGTCTCTTCCTGTTTCACAATGACTTAGGAGTGGAGTGCTGCCACTTACGAATCTTTGTTACTTTTACAGTAAATACTTTAGAGCACTTTGTAACTTAGTAAGTTACTCATTATAACTTTAAGACAACATTACAATCGTCAAATGAACGTAGTGAGTTTTATGACACTTTTGTCTTTGCTTGCTAAGAAATTCTCATTTGCTTCCCAGTCATTATTGCAGATTTGATAAGAGGAGAGGCTCTCTTTGTCTTGGCAGTGAAAGTATTTTGCACTAAAATGCATTCACCACTGAGTGTTGTACATACTCTTGTTGCAAGAAGTCCTTTTAGGACAACTCCCACTTATGCCCCAGAAGAactttaaaatagtttgtactcCAAGATACTTGGTATCCATTTTCTGCAGTCTGTTAATATAGCCTTGTACAAACTTTGATGAAAATTTACTAAAACATATTTGTCCAGCAACAATCCTGTAACCTGATGGGAATCGTGATGAAAAACACTAGAGATTTCActcatgaaaaaagaaaacaatctaTAATATTACAAGGCTTTATTAACAGCACATGAAGATCAACACTGCAAGAATATTTGTACACCTTctaatatttaaaattagatttatgctatgtaattaatacatttttgaaatgttctAATCACTGTTGTATATAACTTTATTTGGCCTAATACACAACCAAGCTAATGGTTTTAGAAGGAGAGCAGCGTCTAGAAATGCACCTCCTGCATCCAGGTCTCTCATACTATGTGTTTCTGTGTTTCTTATTTCAGCAGATAAGATAACTGTACCCAGACATATaccttttctggaaaaaaatgaaacgGGCTATGATAGCTTCATGGAAGAGTACCAGTCTGCAAATGAAGAATGTTCCTGGAACAACGTCACACTTGCAGATTTGTATCCAGGAATGGTGGAGACACTTAGCAAGTTGATGAACAAACACTCTCAGAAAAAAGCAGCTGATTCCATAATCAGACACTACAAATACAGAGGATGGCCTCCTAGAAAATCAAAGCTTAATGTCACCATAGAAAGAATAAGAAGGTTCAGGACATCTAAATTGAAGCCTATGCTGCCTAACACAAATAGTAATGATCATAAATTGCCTGTtggaaataatttaaatgaaagtaaCCAGCTTCTTCAGGATGGCAAATGTCTGACACAGTGTGTGACTAATGGTGAATCTGGTGTGGTATTTTACCCACATGTTAATACGAGTGAAATGGAAATAGATTGGCCTCGAAATTTAGAAGATAATTCATACATTCAAAGAATAGACCAAAACATCTCAGAGTCTGTTTTTCCAAATGTTACTGCTAGAACAGAAGAAACATTTTTAACTGAGGGTCCATCTCAGACCACCATGACATTACATGACTCAAAAGGCAGCCCAAATGGGAAGCTGCCTGAAGTACTTTCTCTGGGATGCTCTTCTGTAACTTGCACAACATCTCCTTGTCTCGTGAAAGAGAGCAAGAATGGCAAAATTGACAATACAGCTTTCGATGGTACATCAGGGTTCCACTTGTCCACTTGCAACTTGAATGGTGATGCTAATACCTTTCCACCACTTAACAGCTATTCTCTAGTAAGAACATCAAATGCATTAATCAGAAATCCTGAAATAAAAACTTTCAGGGGAGGTGTTTCACTGCAGCGCAGTCATTCTTTTTCCTCACTTCCTGTGAATCAAAGTCCAGTCAAGACTCGCCAGAAATGTGAAGAAGAATTTGAAAAACTTTACCAGAAGCTGTGCCCCAAAGAACTTCAGAAACCTCTTAAGATTAGAAAGCCTCCTTCAAACCCTAAAGAAAAAGAGAGTCTAATCAAGTCCTACTTCTGTAATTCTGTAAAGTCTCATAAAAAATATGATAGTGCATTTGATGAGGTTTATCAGAGATTGTGTTCCGAAGGGTTTCCAAAACTGCCCACGTTTCTCAGAGCTTCAAACTTACGGAAATATGAAGGCATACAGATGTCAGAAACTGTAAATGCTTTAATTAACTCACCCATACGAACTTTACCTGCAGTTACCAGAATTAAAAGAGTAGCAGATTTCCACAATGAAGATCTTTTGTCTTCACCTGTAAAGAGACTGAAAAATATACCTGAAGATTTTTTTCCTAGAGCCAGTAATCAGTCTCCtcatagaaaaaatattaatccTCAGACAACTGGCCTGGATTTCTCAAGTGTGATGGATGGGATTGTTCCTGGCATATTTGATAGCCCTAATTGTCAAAGTCAGGCATCTGAAAACTTTGTAAGGAGACTTTTACTCTATTTTGGTTGATAATGTGCAGAAGGCTAAAAAATTGTAACTTTTACTACAGTCATTTTGAAAAAGATTGACTTAAAGCTTCTCTTGGACTAAGTCAGTCTAAAATTTCTGCTTCAGTTTTTTGACCAGTATGGTTGAAATGCTTAAAGTGTCGTTAAGCTCATGGGCCCCCTAATCCCATTTCCCCATTTTAGGGAATATGGCCCCTAAAAAATATTCAACAAAATTATTAGTTTAATCTTAGTTCATTGCAATTGAGTTTAAAAGGAATAAAATCTCAAACTATGAGCATTGTTAAATCATCTTCACAGTCCTGTGTAAGAGAGGCAGGCAGGGAAATTGAGCCGGACAAGCTAATGGCCTGGAATCATTAgagtcctattaacttcagtgggttttaaatcaggcccttagtgcaGGATTCCCATTTCCTTGTTCTGACCCAGGCTGTTAACTGTAACACACTTGTGTTTACTTTGATTTAATTTCTCAGTGCTTCATTTTCAGGATTCTGGGTTTCATACGTCTTCAAATCACACTTTTCCGGTTAGTCCAAGTATTTTTGTGCAAGGTAAGTTTCAAAAAGCATTTTGAATTACTTTATCAGTTAGGAGGGCTTCTTTTAAGGGGAAGCCAGTAGATCTCCAACTCTTAAATTCTGCAGACCTCTTCCTAAGTGACACCCATTCTTCTCCCAACAATCCTTGGGTATGTCTCAAAATGTGTCTTTCCAGAGATCACCGAGAAGGGCTTCCTGGACCACAGCTTGAGAGTTTTTGGagtgttttactttttttctttggaTAAGATCTGAATTTTCTTCTTAAGGTTTCATTTAATAAATACTGGtgtttcttcaagtgcttgctcatatcgattccaattaggtgtgcgcacGCCGCATGCACAGCCATCGGAGAATTTTTACCCAAGTAACACCCggtgggtcggctgtggagccctctggagtggcgccttcatggcgctggATATATACCCCTGGCGACCCagtgccccctcagttccttcttaccgcccgtgacGGTCGTTGGAACTGTGGAGCTTGGCTTTGCTACTCTCCACTCTCCCTAGCGTTCACCCTACAGTTTGTTCATAGTTTGTTGTTATAGTATTGTTATAGATTAACAGCTGTagttctaggtttcagagtagcagctgtgttagtctgtattcgcaaaaagaaaaggagtactcgtggcaccttagagactaacaaatttattagagcataatcgttcgtgagctacagctcacttcattggatgcattcatttGTAGTTCTAGTTATAGTATAGTAGTTTGTATtagtgggggagaaggggttttcccctccttcccgtaCTTGATTGGGCTCATGCCCAAAGCTCCGGGCTTTAAGCCCTGCAGATCCTGCTCCAAGCCCATGCCAACGGGCGACCCCCACGACTCttgtctgaagtgtctgggggaatctCATCAGGCGGAGAGGTGCAGGATTTGCAAGAGCTTTCATCCCCGGACTAAGAAGGAGCGGGACTTTCGTTTGAGACAGCTCCTTATGGAGGAGGCTCTTAGTACTCAGCCTCCAGCAGCGTGACAAGACCCGGTGCCGAGCACTTCAGTACGCAGCGCCCCGGCTTTCGTTACAGGAACAGTACCGCAGTCGGACGCTGATAGCCACAGCACTGAAGTTCCCCGGCACCGCAACCAACGTCTGTAGTCCGGCACCGCTCTCACTCGCCTGGCCAGAACCTCGTTCCACAGCAGAGCGCCCAGGGACACAAGTGACGGCCTCGGCACTGTTGACTCCGGCACCGAAAACGAAGCAGTTGAGTCCAGTGTGACTGGACTCCCCGACTCGCAGCATGGTTGAGGTCCAGTTGCCATCTACACCAGATACCTTTGTGGCGGCAAGGGATCTGATTGCCTTGATTGTATCAACATCCCTTCAACTGGCCAAGGCACCGCCACCTGTCCGCGTGGCACCATCTAGGGGCAAACAGACTCTTATTCACCTGCCAGCACCGTCGGTTGAGCCTCGGTACTGCTTCCACTCTTGGCGCCATTCCCGCTCCCAGCGCTGTTTGCAGTCCCGGCACCGCTCTCCATCGCGGCGCTGGTTGTACTCGCTGCACTGTTCCGACTCCTGGCACCAGTCTCGACACAGGAGTAGATACCGTTCCTGATGGCCGTCGTCATCGTCGAGACCCAGGTCCAGATCCAGGCGCCGGTCCAGGTCCTGATACTGATCTAGGTCCAGACGCCGCTCCCCAGTGCCGCGGCACCGTTCTTCTCCGTCTCGGCACTGATTGGTACGGCGAAGCTGGAGATCAGTTTCGTCTCGTCAACATGATTCAGCACAGACCCACTCGGCACCATCATGGCCATCGCGTTCCACCTCTCACTCATCAGGGTCTGAGGCAGGGTCACGCTTCTCAGACTGCCACCACTCGGATCACAGCCGCCTGGGCTCGGGCAGATCAGTGGCAGGCGCAAGAACAGGGCCCCACTCAAGGGTCCCACTAGTAGCCTTTTTGGACACCCTGGGTGTACCACCAGGCCCAGGGTGCTCCCTCTGAGGCTTCTCACTCGGCCCCGTCTGCGCCGCGAGTGCCTGAGGcctctgccagctgtcctgctCCCAGAGGCATGGAGACGGTGGCATCGCCCTTACAGGCACCAGCTCCTCGTACTCCAACTCCAGCTCCCGGCCTGAACACTGAGTTTGCGCGTCCGGAGAAGCGGGGCACAGCTCAATAAGAGGCTCTGGATGATCCTGTCCCTTCTGTGGCATCCTCCTCATCTTCACCCCATGAGGCTGTGGCGAGGACTGCTATAACGGGGTCATCCCCCCCCGTCCTTCCCCGATAGACCTCCACGCCCACCAGGAACTCTTGCACAGGGTGGCGCGGAACATGAACCTGCAAGCACAGGAGGTGGTTGAGGTGGAGGACCCTGTGGTTGACATTTTGTCCGCAGAGGCTCATCCAAGGGCACAGCAAAGAGCAGGTGCAGGCTCACCTTCAATTCGTCACAGACATGTTGCAACAGTTAGGCCTTCTGCTTAACGTGGCGAAGTCAACGCTCGAACTGACCCAGAGGATAGAATTTATCGGGGTGGTCCTCGACTCCATGCGGGCTTGAGCCCTCCTTCCAGATGCTCGCTTCCAAGCCTTGTCAGGCCTCATCAGGAGCCTTCAGATCTTCCCAACCTCGACGCCCTCTTCAAGCCTGGATGGCATCAGTCTACCGCCCAGGTCGAGACAGCCTGAACCTGGTGGTCACCATTCCGGAGTGGGTCCTGGCCTCCTTCCAGTGGTGGCTAGACCCAAGGGCAGTCAGCGGAGGAGGCCCCTTCGACACTCAGCCTTCCTTGTCCCTCATCACGGACGCATCAGTCCTGGGTTGGGGCGCCCACTTCGGGGACCTCCAGACGCAAGGTCTATGGGCCCCGTCCGATCTCTCTCTTCATATCAACGTACGGGAGCTGATGGCGTGTCTTGCGTGCCAAGCCTTTTGGGAGCGGTTGCATGGTTGTTGCATGGCGTTCGTCACAGACAACACCATGGCCATATTCTACATCAACAAGTTGGGGGGGCTCCCCAGTGTCGCGGCACCGTTCTTCTCCGTCTCGGCACTGATTGGTACGGCGAAGCTGGAGATCAGTTTCGTCTCGTCAACATGATTCAGCACAGACCCACTCGGCACCATCATGGCCATCGCCATGGGGGCTCATTCCTTCCCCCTCTGTCAAGGGGCCATTcgactgtgggaattctgcatagcccactccattcacctgatGGCGTCGTTTCTCCCAGGGGTCCAGAACATGTtggcggaccacctcagcaggtccttccaaTCCCACAAGTGGTCACTCCGCCCCAATGTCATCCACTCCATCTTCCTaaagtgggggtttccccaggttgaCCTGTTTGCCTCATGCAGCAACCAGAAATGCCTGGCATTTTGCTCCTTTCACGGCCACTCCCCGGGCTCTCTCACAGACACCTTCCTATTCCTGTAGACGAGCAGGTTGTTTTACGCCTTCCCGCTGTTTCCCCTTGTACACAAGGTCTTgctcaaggtgtgcagggacagaTCATGACTGATTCTGGTTGCCCGGGCGTGGCCCGGGCAGCATTGGTACACCACACTGTTGGAGATTTC carries:
- the LOC102944284 gene encoding Holliday junction recognition protein isoform X8, which codes for MEELEERLRRSNARFVDSLQRIIEKYNYPFEDDILVSMESLTYDTPIGPQLWGDMSEKNINEWKKKLHKRATQCQKITESRKQWISDFEDEDLKVHQEPARKSFIDSYEEIQVADTDTESEADLVSIRRKFENVNLKEDIRLLNPSELEMREKVRVRVDVIVQDDERNIPKWIMVAPEEKSKRLHVTSPWQDLMGMTKSPVDKITVPRHIPFLEKNETGYDSFMEEYQSANEECSWNNVTLADLYPGMVETLSKLMNKHSQKKAADSIIRHYKYRGWPPRKSKLNVTIERIRRFRTSKLKPMLPNTNSNDHKLPVGNNLNESNQLLQDGKCLTQCVTNGESGVVFYPHVNTSEMEIDWPRNLEDNSYIQRIDQNISESVFPNVTARTEETFLTEGPSQTTMTLHDSKGSPNGKLPEVLSLGCSSVTCTTSPCLVKESKNGKIDNTAFDGTSGFHLSTCNLNGDANTFPPLNSYSLVRTSNALIRNPEIKTFRGGVSLQRSHSFSSLPVNQSPVKTRQKCEEEFEKLYQKLCPKELQKPLKIRKPPSNPKEKESLIKSYFCNSVKSHKKYDSAFDEVYQRLCSEGFPKLPTFLRASNLRKYEGIQMSETVNALINSPIRTLPAVTRIKRVADFHNEDLLSSPVKRLKNIPEDFFPRASNQSPHRKNINPQTTGLDFSSVMDGIVPGIFDSPNCQSQASENFDSGFHTSSNHTFPVSPSIFVQEYPENSATIMEERKAQAFFWEDFIAKDTQGAFLEGYRENIIL
- the LOC102944284 gene encoding Holliday junction recognition protein isoform X9, which encodes MEELEERLRRSNARFVDSLQRIIEKYNYPFEDDILVSMESLTYDTPIGPQLWGDMSEKNINEWKKKLHKRATQCQKITESRKQWISDFEDEDLKVHQEPARKSFIDSYEEIQVADTDTESEADLVSIRRKFENVNLKEDIRLLNPSELEMREKVRVRVDVIVQDDERNIPKWIMVAPEEKSKRLHVTSPWQDLMGMTKSPVDKITVPRHIPFLEKNETGYDSFMEEYQSANEECSWNNVTLADLYPGMVETLSKLMNKHSQKKAADSIIRHYKYRGWPPRKSKLNVTIERIRRFRTSKLKPMLPNTNSNDHKLPVGNNLNESNQLLQDGKCLTQCVTNGESGVVFYPHVNTSEMEIDWPRNLEDNSYIQRIDQNISESVFPNVTARTEETFLTEGPSQTTMTLHDSKGSPNGKLPEVLSLGCSSVTCTTSPCLVKESKNGKIDNTAFDGTSGFHLSTCNLNGDANTFPPLNSYSLVRTSNALIRNPEIKTFRGGVSLQRSHSFSSLPVNQSPVKTRQKCEEEFEKLYQKLCPKELQKPLKIRKPPSNPKEKESLIKSYFCNSVKSHKKYDSAFDEVYQRLCSEGFPKLPTFLRASNLRKYEGIQMSETVNALINSPIRTLPAVTRIKRVADFHNEDLLSSPVKRLKNIPEDFFPRASNQSPHRKNINPQTTGLDFSSVMDGIVPGIFDSPNCQSQASENFDSGFHTSSNHTFPVSPSIFVQESRIANIYASIPRTLQNNGSSRSAQKY
- the LOC102944284 gene encoding Holliday junction recognition protein isoform X5 — protein: MSLSHLASPLYTVLPYGIRPAVPLIRFPVYQWPKPVTSEESGRSPYNYPFEDDILVSMESLTYDTPIGPQLWGDMSEKNINEWKKKLHKRATQCQKITESRKQWISDFEDEDLKVHQEPARKSFIDSYEEIQVADTDTESEADLVSIRRKFENVNLKEDIRLLNPSELEMREKVRVRVDVIVQDDERNIPKWIMVAPEEKSKRLHVTSPWQDLMGMTKSPVDKITVPRHIPFLEKNETGYDSFMEEYQSANEECSWNNVTLADLYPGMVETLSKLMNKHSQKKAADSIIRHYKYRGWPPRKSKLNVTIERIRRFRTSKLKPMLPNTNSNDHKLPVGNNLNESNQLLQDGKCLTQCVTNGESGVVFYPHVNTSEMEIDWPRNLEDNSYIQRIDQNISESVFPNVTARTEETFLTEGPSQTTMTLHDSKGSPNGKLPEVLSLGCSSVTCTTSPCLVKESKNGKIDNTAFDGTSGFHLSTCNLNGDANTFPPLNSYSLVRTSNALIRNPEIKTFRGGVSLQRSHSFSSLPVNQSPVKTRQKCEEEFEKLYQKLCPKELQKPLKIRKPPSNPKEKESLIKSYFCNSVKSHKKYDSAFDEVYQRLCSEGFPKLPTFLRASNLRKYEGIQMSETVNALINSPIRTLPAVTRIKRVADFHNEDLLSSPVKRLKNIPEDFFPRASNQSPHRKNINPQTTGLDFSSVMDGIVPGIFDSPNCQSQASENFDSGFHTSSNHTFPVSPSIFVQEYPENSATIMEERKAQAFFWEDFIAKDTQGAFLEGYRENIIL